AATTTCACATTCTCAGCTGTGTCCCACTGgaaaaaggggcagggccttggaggacTAAGCGGGGCAGGGCACAGGGCCTCAGAGGTCCAGTTAAAAACAATTAGAAAGGTTGGAACCCTATGAGTTAATGAGCTGTACACAGACCAGTTCCCCAGTCTGTCACATTGACACTGCACAGTAAGGCCAGGAAAGGATTCAATGTCACTTTGACTGTCTAgtaagtgattcagggaagagggccCAGCACCGTCTCACCAGACAGCTCTGCATGGAGGTcagtctgagagccagagcacgaGGAGAAAAATTTAGATGTCTTTACAAataaagagctggagcagcctgtcccggatctgtttggtcctcacaccgtagatgatggggtttagcgtGGGGGGCACCAGGAGGTTCACATTGCCAATGAGAACACGGAAATGCAGGGCCACATTCTGGCCAAACCGGTAcgtgagggaggagaagagagctgGGATGAAAAAGGCTAAGATGGAACATAGATGTGagctgcaggtcccaaaagtcttgagccgggcatcctttgtggggaggcggaagatggccctgaggatctgggtatagGACAATGCAACAAAAACCATATCCAGACCCTTCACACAGAATAGCACAAAGAGGCCGTAGTAACTACTTATGCGGGTATCagcgcaggccagcttcaccacagctatATGTGCACAGTATGT
This is a stretch of genomic DNA from Chrysemys picta bellii isolate R12L10 unplaced genomic scaffold, ASM1138683v2 scaf8640, whole genome shotgun sequence. It encodes these proteins:
- the LOC135980734 gene encoding olfactory receptor 52R1-like yields the protein MYFIHSFSVMESGILVAMGFDRYVAICDPLRHSTLLANPMVAKIGLAVVLRGGMLILPYIILTRQWPYCETNIIPDTYCAHIAVVKLACADTRISSYYGLFVLFCVKGLDMVFVALSYTQILRAIFRLPTKDARLKTFGTCSSHLCSILAFFIPALFSSLTYRFGQNVALHFRVLIGNVNLLVPPTLNPIIYGVRTKQIRDRLLQLFICKDI